A stretch of Streptomyces vietnamensis DNA encodes these proteins:
- a CDS encoding YbaK/EbsC family protein, whose protein sequence is MTTDEDTASAAHPQFAAALRELGLDVEIRRFPDETRTAQQAAEAIGCAVGEIVKSLIFAADGVPVLVLMDGASRVDVERVRQELGAEKVTRADAKVVRETTGYAIGGVPPFGHRTRTRVLADRGILDHEVVWAAAGTPHTVFALDPKTLVTHAGGTLVDVREPVK, encoded by the coding sequence ATGACGACCGACGAGGACACCGCCTCCGCCGCCCACCCCCAGTTCGCCGCCGCCCTCCGGGAGCTGGGTCTCGACGTCGAGATCCGCCGCTTCCCGGACGAGACCCGGACCGCCCAGCAGGCCGCCGAGGCCATCGGCTGCGCGGTCGGCGAGATCGTGAAGTCGCTGATCTTCGCGGCCGACGGGGTGCCGGTCCTCGTCCTGATGGACGGCGCGTCGCGGGTGGACGTCGAGCGCGTACGGCAGGAGCTGGGCGCGGAGAAGGTGACCCGAGCGGACGCGAAGGTGGTCCGGGAGACGACGGGGTACGCGATCGGGGGCGTCCCGCCGTTCGGGCACCGGACGCGGACGCGGGTCCTCGCCGACCGGGGCATCCTCGACCACGAGGTGGTGTGGGCGGCGGCGGGCACCCCGCACACGGTGTTCGCGCTGGACCCGAAGACGCTGGTCACGCACGCCGGTGGCACGCTCGTGGACGTCCGCGAGCCCGTGAAGTGA
- the cbiQ gene encoding cobalt ECF transporter T component CbiQ, whose translation MGAGHAHKLYRHGHSPVHELPPHTKLAAVLGFVVVVVSTPREAVWAFALYAVLLGVVAGRARVPAGFLLRRLLIEIPFVAFALLMPFVVPGEQTEVLGVSLSVPGLWGAWNVLAKGTLGVAASVLLASTTELRALVLGLQRLKLPPLLVQIASFMIRYGDVITDEMRRMSVARRSRGFEAKGVRHWGVLAKSAGALFIRSYERGERVHLAMVSRGYSGTMPVIDEVTATRAQWTYAAALPLSALLICLLGWTL comes from the coding sequence ATGGGGGCGGGGCACGCGCACAAGCTCTACCGGCACGGGCACTCGCCGGTCCACGAGCTGCCCCCGCACACCAAGCTCGCCGCCGTCCTCGGCTTCGTCGTGGTCGTCGTCTCGACGCCCCGCGAGGCCGTCTGGGCCTTCGCCCTGTACGCGGTCCTGCTCGGCGTCGTCGCCGGGCGGGCCCGCGTCCCGGCCGGCTTCCTGCTGCGACGGCTCCTCATCGAGATCCCGTTCGTCGCGTTCGCGCTGCTCATGCCCTTCGTGGTCCCCGGCGAGCAGACGGAGGTCCTCGGGGTCTCGCTGAGCGTCCCCGGCCTGTGGGGCGCCTGGAACGTCCTCGCCAAGGGCACCCTCGGCGTCGCCGCCTCCGTGCTCCTCGCCTCCACCACCGAACTGCGGGCCCTGGTCCTCGGCCTCCAGCGGCTCAAACTGCCGCCGCTGCTCGTCCAGATCGCCTCGTTCATGATCCGGTACGGCGACGTCATCACCGACGAGATGCGCCGCATGTCCGTCGCCCGCCGCTCGCGCGGCTTCGAGGCGAAGGGCGTCCGCCACTGGGGCGTCCTCGCCAAGTCCGCCGGCGCGCTCTTCATCCGCTCGTACGAGCGCGGCGAACGCGTCCACCTCGCCATGGTCAGCCGCGGCTACAGCGGCACCATGCCGGTCATCGACGAGGTCACCGCCACCCGCGCCCAGTGGACGTACGCCGCCGCCCTGCCGCTCTCCGCACTCCTGATCTGCCTCCTGGGATGGACCCTATGA
- a CDS encoding GlsB/YeaQ/YmgE family stress response membrane protein, translated as MSIIGWIVLGLLAGIIAKALMPGRDPGGFILTILIGISGALLGGWLGKVIFDVDSIDGFFELSTWIAAIVGSLILLGLYRLVASRRHS; from the coding sequence ATGAGCATCATCGGCTGGATAGTGCTGGGCCTGCTCGCGGGAATCATCGCGAAGGCCCTGATGCCGGGCCGGGACCCCGGTGGTTTCATCCTTACGATACTGATCGGAATTTCCGGCGCCCTTTTGGGAGGTTGGCTCGGCAAGGTCATTTTCGACGTCGACTCGATCGACGGTTTCTTCGAGCTTTCCACGTGGATAGCCGCCATTGTGGGGTCTCTCATCCTCCTGGGGCTCTATCGCCTGGTGGCCAGCAGGCGACATTCATGA
- a CDS encoding DMT family transporter, which produces MTPLVTLAVLLAAVTHASWNAIAHHIKDQLLSFTLISGGGALIGLAVACFAPPPAAGAWPYLVASAALHVGYMALLMRSFSLGDFGQMYPIARGTAPLVVTVLAAVFLHEVPGGWQLLGVAVACAGLTGLALWGIRGGGSRPHWPALLAAGATGLAIALYTVVDGVGVRASGTPLGYIGWLMVLEGLAIPAYALWTRRAALLPELRPYAARGLLGAALSVAAYALVLWAQTKAPLAPIAALRESSIIVGAAIGALFFKERFGAPRIAAAGLMVVGIGLMLRAG; this is translated from the coding sequence GTGACCCCGCTCGTCACGCTGGCGGTCCTGCTCGCGGCCGTCACGCACGCGAGCTGGAACGCGATCGCGCACCACATCAAGGACCAGCTGCTCTCCTTCACGCTGATATCCGGCGGCGGGGCGCTGATCGGTCTGGCCGTGGCCTGCTTCGCACCGCCGCCGGCGGCGGGGGCGTGGCCGTACCTGGTCGCCTCGGCGGCCCTGCACGTCGGGTACATGGCCCTGCTCATGCGGTCGTTCTCGCTCGGGGACTTCGGCCAGATGTACCCGATCGCCCGCGGTACGGCCCCGCTGGTCGTGACCGTCCTCGCGGCGGTCTTCCTCCACGAGGTGCCGGGCGGCTGGCAGCTGCTCGGGGTGGCGGTGGCCTGCGCGGGCCTGACGGGCCTCGCCCTGTGGGGCATCCGGGGCGGTGGGAGTCGCCCGCACTGGCCGGCGCTGCTGGCGGCGGGTGCGACGGGCCTGGCGATCGCGCTGTACACGGTCGTCGACGGCGTCGGCGTCCGCGCCTCCGGCACCCCGCTGGGGTACATCGGGTGGCTGATGGTCCTGGAGGGCCTCGCGATCCCGGCGTACGCCCTGTGGACCCGCCGCGCGGCCCTCCTCCCCGAACTCCGCCCGTACGCGGCCCGGGGTCTGCTCGGCGCGGCCCTGTCGGTCGCGGCGTACGCCCTGGTCCTGTGGGCCCAGACGAAGGCCCCGCTGGCCCCGATCGCCGCGCTCCGCGAGTCCTCCATCATCGTGGGCGCGGCCATCGGCGCCCTCTTCTTCAAGGAACGCTTCGGCGCCCCGAGGATCGCGGCGGCGGGCCTGATGGTGGTGGGGATCGGGCTGATGCTGCGGGCGGGGTGA
- a CDS encoding 2OG-Fe dioxygenase family protein, with amino-acid sequence MASQQHGDDSYESGVEEICSSLSSRSFDLISGDKVKSLLLRRSETALDDLESFRESWSRMPLDGYMADGGRYRRRRHATLSAPPASADYRVEPHQPHYQGLDYNNLNGGVARHYEPFEEQSLRGATMDSLLTLGCDIFGRLAPYSGWHIEAHQFRIEVNGEEVGLPTPEGVHRDGVTFVLMAMIGRSNATGGESTVFNLDKQPVEKFSLTDVLDVALVNDERVYHGVTPIEQIDPALPASRDVLVITYRHKP; translated from the coding sequence ATGGCTTCGCAGCAGCACGGGGACGATTCGTACGAGTCCGGCGTCGAGGAGATCTGCTCCTCCCTTTCCTCCCGGAGTTTCGATCTGATCTCCGGCGACAAGGTGAAGTCGCTCCTCCTGCGGCGCTCCGAGACCGCCCTCGACGACCTGGAGTCCTTCCGCGAGAGCTGGTCCCGCATGCCGCTCGACGGGTACATGGCGGACGGCGGGCGCTACCGCCGGCGCCGGCACGCCACGCTGAGCGCGCCCCCGGCGAGCGCCGACTACCGCGTCGAGCCCCACCAGCCGCACTACCAGGGCCTCGACTACAACAACCTCAACGGCGGCGTCGCCCGGCACTACGAGCCGTTCGAGGAGCAGAGCCTGCGCGGCGCCACCATGGACAGCCTGCTCACGCTGGGCTGCGACATCTTCGGCCGCCTCGCCCCGTACTCGGGCTGGCACATCGAGGCCCACCAGTTCCGCATCGAGGTGAACGGCGAGGAGGTCGGCCTGCCGACCCCGGAGGGCGTCCACCGCGACGGCGTCACCTTCGTCCTGATGGCGATGATCGGCCGCTCGAACGCCACCGGCGGCGAGAGCACCGTCTTCAACCTGGACAAGCAGCCGGTGGAGAAGTTCTCCCTCACCGACGTCCTCGACGTGGCGCTCGTCAACGACGAGCGGGTCTACCACGGCGTCACGCCCATCGAGCAGATCGATCCCGCCCTCCCGGCCTCGCGCGACGTGCTCGTGATCACCTACCGTCACAAGCCGTAA
- a CDS encoding LysE family translocator encodes MGQLIAVAVITILAVISPGADFAMTVRNSYLYGRTAGVLAAVGISLGVLVHVTYTMLGVGLLVTRTPMLFTAMKLIGAAYLVYIGYKTFVTKAQVDIDLSSDAGLSKAGALRTGFLTNALNPKTMLFVLSTYTQVVSADTPLFQQIGYGLFMSLAHLVWFALAAVLFSNQSLRTRLLQRQSVLNKVIGTILVGLGMVLALTPSVA; translated from the coding sequence ATGGGTCAGCTAATCGCCGTAGCGGTCATCACCATTCTGGCAGTCATCAGTCCCGGCGCGGACTTCGCGATGACCGTGCGGAACAGTTATCTGTACGGGCGGACCGCCGGTGTTCTCGCCGCCGTCGGCATTTCCCTGGGCGTTCTCGTCCACGTCACCTACACCATGCTGGGCGTGGGACTTCTGGTGACCCGTACCCCGATGCTTTTCACGGCGATGAAACTGATCGGCGCCGCGTACCTGGTGTACATCGGGTACAAGACCTTCGTCACCAAGGCCCAGGTGGACATCGACCTGTCGAGCGACGCCGGCCTCTCGAAGGCGGGGGCGCTGCGCACCGGGTTCCTGACGAACGCGCTCAACCCGAAGACCATGCTCTTCGTGCTGAGCACCTACACCCAGGTCGTCAGCGCCGACACCCCGCTCTTCCAGCAGATCGGCTACGGCCTGTTCATGTCGCTCGCGCACCTGGTCTGGTTCGCGCTGGCCGCCGTGCTCTTCTCCAACCAGTCCCTGCGCACCCGGCTGTTGCAGCGGCAGAGCGTGCTCAACAAGGTCATCGGGACCATCCTCGTCGGCCTGGGGATGGTGCTCGCCCTCACGCCGTCCGTGGCCTGA
- a CDS encoding ArsR family transcriptional regulator has product MIEIPLRRSGYGTVRIADSRLWETYGSIGLLSTRRGLAPWPYTNWDRAARRSLTRAGVTIPGWLVHLYRARGGALPSFLLAVPDPSRGELTADLAALAAVPPARVREELEQWFPQGVPAELGTLYADPAARLAELCEFIPRYWRAALAPYAAPLRVATEEDILLRARILATQGPERLLGSLRGRRLTRKGDVLRLHVGPVVSGRTAVPCVSRLVLVPLVFGKGAPYSASAPDGTTAVAYQAEGAAVLLGETPPPARRGLAEGPARGDRLEILLGRSRAGVVRGLVAPTTTSDLAATLGLAPSTVSEHLTALVAAGVVRRRREGVRVLYELDGAGVALLRHMDNRRRVNAPENQTS; this is encoded by the coding sequence GTGATCGAGATTCCGCTGCGGCGGTCCGGGTACGGAACGGTCCGGATCGCCGACAGCCGGCTCTGGGAGACGTACGGCAGCATCGGGCTGCTCTCCACCCGGCGCGGCCTCGCGCCCTGGCCGTACACCAACTGGGACCGGGCGGCCCGCCGTTCGCTGACCCGGGCCGGGGTGACCATCCCGGGCTGGCTCGTCCATCTGTACCGCGCCCGCGGCGGCGCCCTCCCCTCCTTCCTCCTCGCCGTCCCGGACCCGTCCAGGGGCGAGCTGACGGCGGACCTCGCGGCCCTCGCCGCCGTTCCCCCGGCCCGCGTCCGGGAGGAGCTGGAGCAGTGGTTCCCGCAGGGCGTCCCCGCCGAGCTGGGGACCCTGTACGCGGACCCGGCGGCCCGCCTCGCCGAACTGTGCGAGTTCATCCCCCGGTACTGGCGGGCGGCCCTGGCCCCGTACGCCGCGCCCCTGCGGGTCGCCACGGAGGAGGACATCCTGCTGCGGGCCCGGATCCTCGCCACCCAGGGCCCGGAGCGGCTGCTCGGCTCCCTGCGCGGACGGCGGCTCACCCGGAAAGGTGACGTGCTGAGGCTGCACGTCGGGCCCGTGGTGAGCGGCCGGACCGCGGTGCCGTGCGTCTCCCGACTCGTCCTCGTCCCCCTGGTGTTCGGCAAGGGAGCCCCGTACTCCGCGTCCGCCCCGGACGGCACGACGGCCGTCGCCTACCAGGCCGAGGGGGCCGCCGTCCTGCTCGGGGAGACGCCCCCGCCGGCCCGCCGGGGCCTCGCCGAGGGGCCCGCGCGCGGGGACCGCCTGGAGATCCTGCTCGGCCGCAGCCGGGCCGGCGTCGTCCGCGGCCTCGTCGCGCCCACCACCACCTCGGACCTCGCCGCGACCCTGGGCCTGGCCCCGAGCACCGTCTCCGAGCACCTCACCGCCCTGGTCGCCGCGGGCGTGGTGCGGCGGCGCAGGGAGGGCGTACGGGTGCTGTACGAACTGGACGGGGCGGGTGTCGCGCTGCTCCGGCACATGGACAACAGGCGTAGGGTCAACGCGCCGGAGAACCAGACCAGTTGA
- a CDS encoding serine hydrolase domain-containing protein, whose amino-acid sequence MDVQGTVAAGWEPVRDAFLRNFEQRGERGAAVAVHRDGVRVVDLWAGTKDADGTEPWTADTAQVVRSATKGVSAAVPLLLHQRGLLDLDAPVAAYWPEFKAHGKDRVTVRQLLAHRAGVPVLDRPLTLAEAVDLSTATEAIAAQAPAWEPGTAHGYHAHTFSWLLSGLVHRVTGRTIGRWVAEEITGPLGLDLWIGLPEAEAHRVGRLGPVEEIDPPGSGALKLRPKRSVTEAYQDPGSLTRRAFGVIDPKPDENDPVYRAAELPGSAGVATARALARFYAATLGPVDGAERLFAPATLTLAGTEESAGPDRVLLVGTRFGLGHMLHGPASPLLGPSSFGHPGRGGSLGFADPDTGIAFGYVTNGMRKTVTADPRAQALVRAVRSVTG is encoded by the coding sequence GTGGACGTCCAGGGCACGGTGGCGGCGGGCTGGGAGCCGGTCAGGGACGCGTTCCTGCGCAACTTCGAGCAGCGGGGCGAGCGCGGGGCGGCCGTCGCCGTCCACCGGGACGGCGTGCGGGTCGTCGACCTGTGGGCGGGCACGAAGGACGCCGACGGCACGGAGCCGTGGACGGCGGACACCGCCCAGGTCGTCCGCTCCGCCACCAAGGGCGTCTCCGCCGCCGTCCCCCTGCTCCTGCACCAGCGCGGGCTGCTCGACCTGGACGCCCCCGTCGCCGCGTACTGGCCCGAGTTCAAGGCCCACGGCAAGGACCGCGTGACCGTACGGCAGCTGCTAGCGCACCGGGCCGGCGTCCCCGTCCTCGACCGCCCGCTCACCCTCGCCGAGGCGGTCGACCTGTCGACCGCGACGGAGGCGATAGCCGCCCAGGCCCCCGCCTGGGAGCCCGGCACCGCCCACGGCTACCACGCCCACACCTTCAGCTGGCTGCTCTCCGGCCTGGTCCACCGGGTCACCGGCCGCACCATCGGCCGCTGGGTCGCCGAGGAGATCACCGGCCCCCTCGGCCTCGACCTGTGGATCGGCCTGCCCGAGGCCGAGGCCCACCGGGTCGGCCGGCTCGGCCCCGTCGAGGAGATCGACCCGCCCGGCAGCGGCGCCCTCAAGCTCCGCCCCAAGCGCTCCGTCACCGAGGCCTACCAGGACCCCGGCTCCCTCACCCGGCGCGCCTTCGGGGTCATCGACCCCAAGCCCGACGAGAACGACCCCGTCTACCGGGCCGCCGAACTGCCCGGCTCGGCGGGCGTCGCCACCGCCCGCGCGCTCGCCCGCTTCTACGCCGCCACCCTCGGCCCCGTCGACGGTGCCGAGCGCCTCTTCGCCCCGGCGACGCTCACCCTGGCCGGTACGGAGGAGTCCGCGGGCCCGGACCGGGTCCTCCTGGTCGGCACCCGCTTCGGCCTCGGCCACATGCTGCACGGCCCGGCCTCCCCGCTCCTCGGCCCGTCCTCCTTCGGCCACCCCGGCCGCGGCGGCTCCCTCGGCTTCGCCGACCCGGACACGGGGATCGCCTTCGGGTACGTCACCAACGGCATGCGGAAGACGGTCACGGCCGACCCGCGCGCCCAGGCCCTGGTGCGCGCGGTGCGCTCGGTGACGGGCTGA
- a CDS encoding energy-coupling factor ABC transporter ATP-binding protein: MDPVTAPSLEVSGLAYAYPDGHQALFGVDLTVGRGERVALLGPNGAGKTTLVLHLNGILTGGAGSVTVAGLPVGKKHMAEIRRKVGIVFQDPDDQLFMPTVREDVAFGPAAAGIRGAELEAVVQKALARVGMAEFADRPPHHLSFGQRRRVAVATVLAMEPEILVLDEPSSNLDPASRRELADILRTLDVTVLMVTHDLPYALELCPRSVILSEGVIAEDGPTAAILSDEETMARHRLELPFGFVPSSVA; the protein is encoded by the coding sequence ATGGACCCCGTGACCGCCCCCTCGCTCGAGGTCTCCGGCCTCGCGTACGCGTACCCCGACGGCCACCAGGCCCTCTTCGGCGTGGACCTGACCGTCGGGCGCGGCGAGCGGGTCGCCCTCCTCGGTCCCAACGGCGCCGGCAAGACCACCCTCGTCCTCCACCTCAACGGCATCCTCACCGGCGGCGCGGGCAGCGTCACCGTCGCCGGGCTTCCGGTCGGCAAGAAGCACATGGCCGAGATCCGGCGGAAGGTCGGCATCGTCTTCCAGGACCCCGACGACCAGCTGTTCATGCCGACCGTCCGCGAGGACGTGGCCTTCGGCCCGGCGGCGGCGGGCATCCGGGGCGCCGAGCTCGAAGCGGTCGTCCAGAAGGCCCTCGCGAGGGTCGGCATGGCGGAGTTCGCCGACCGGCCGCCGCACCACCTCTCCTTCGGGCAGCGCCGCCGGGTCGCCGTCGCGACCGTCCTCGCCATGGAGCCGGAGATCCTCGTCCTCGACGAGCCGTCCTCCAACCTGGACCCGGCCTCCCGCCGCGAGCTCGCCGACATCCTCCGCACGCTCGACGTCACCGTCCTCATGGTCACCCACGACCTGCCGTACGCCCTGGAGCTCTGCCCGCGCTCGGTCATCCTCAGCGAGGGCGTGATCGCGGAGGACGGTCCCACCGCCGCGATCCTCTCGGACGAGGAGACGATGGCCCGGCACCGCCTGGAGCTGCCGTTCGGCTTCGTACCGAGCTCCGTCGCCTGA
- a CDS encoding CsbD family protein: MAMEKKARNVGKKMKGKVKEGTGKAVGNESMEVKGKAEQAAADAKQTGQKAKDTLGH; this comes from the coding sequence ATGGCCATGGAGAAGAAGGCCCGGAACGTCGGCAAGAAGATGAAGGGCAAGGTGAAGGAAGGCACCGGCAAGGCAGTCGGTAACGAGAGCATGGAGGTCAAGGGAAAGGCCGAGCAGGCCGCTGCGGACGCCAAGCAGACCGGCCAGAAGGCCAAGGACACGCTCGGGCACTGA
- a CDS encoding YbaK/EbsC family protein, whose protein sequence is MGVTDVAGVADAAGVDTYEKLLALLDERGAAYRVIEHAPEGATEAVSALRGHTLDRAAKCIIAMVKIGKKEKRFALVVVPGDRRIDLNAVKALYGGTYVSFASPEIAEELAGSPSGTILPFAFDERLELIVDPDLLVHPEFFFNAARLDRSLALATEDYRTIAEPRVERVSS, encoded by the coding sequence ATGGGCGTCACGGATGTCGCAGGTGTCGCGGATGCCGCGGGCGTCGACACGTACGAGAAGCTGCTCGCCCTGCTCGACGAGCGCGGCGCGGCCTACCGGGTGATCGAGCACGCCCCCGAGGGCGCCACCGAGGCGGTCAGCGCGCTCCGGGGCCACACGCTCGACCGGGCGGCCAAGTGCATCATCGCCATGGTGAAGATCGGCAAGAAGGAGAAGCGCTTCGCGCTCGTCGTCGTCCCCGGCGACCGGCGCATCGACCTGAACGCCGTCAAGGCGCTGTACGGCGGCACGTACGTCTCCTTCGCCTCCCCGGAGATCGCCGAGGAGCTCGCGGGCTCCCCGAGCGGCACGATCCTGCCGTTCGCCTTCGACGAGCGCCTCGAACTGATCGTGGACCCGGACCTGTTGGTCCACCCGGAGTTCTTCTTCAACGCGGCCCGGCTCGACCGCTCGCTGGCCCTGGCCACCGAGGACTACCGGACGATCGCCGAACCGCGCGTGGAACGGGTCTCCTCCTGA
- a CDS encoding SsgA family sporulation/cell division regulator: MAGAHDRRVDDHAKGRIISDAPLSRPVPVSLRYDPDSSPATVRFGFPGAVEWSFPRALLETGMRAPTRRGDIGVWPCGRVQTVVELHTGDGVTVVQFDTTALLRFLKHTYAASTSMTTH, from the coding sequence ATGGCCGGCGCGCACGACCGCAGAGTCGACGACCATGCCAAGGGACGCATCATCAGCGACGCCCCGCTCTCCCGCCCGGTCCCGGTGTCCCTCCGTTACGATCCCGACTCCTCCCCGGCGACGGTCCGCTTCGGCTTCCCCGGCGCCGTCGAGTGGTCCTTCCCCCGCGCCCTCCTGGAGACCGGCATGCGCGCCCCGACCCGCCGCGGCGACATCGGGGTCTGGCCCTGCGGCCGCGTCCAGACGGTCGTCGAGCTCCACACGGGGGACGGGGTCACCGTCGTCCAGTTCGACACCACGGCCCTGCTCCGCTTCCTGAAGCACACGTACGCCGCCAGTACGTCGATGACGACACACTGA
- a CDS encoding allene oxide cyclase barrel-like domain-containing protein has translation MRPIRSACLGAATALVTLLACAPVAGAAATDTGSAHVGGKARTFSLKSVVQELHRFPVTPAVPGSVLQGDRVVIHSDLLDEADNKVGDTDGTCTTTRSGDPMLVDEAEQCIVTYTLPEGQITVQGMYYNYVSQGPFDNAITGGTGRYDKARGSLHSETIATTPRIVRRVTFDLV, from the coding sequence ATGCGCCCCATCAGATCCGCCTGCCTCGGAGCGGCCACCGCCCTGGTCACCCTCCTCGCCTGCGCCCCCGTCGCGGGCGCCGCCGCGACGGACACCGGTTCCGCCCACGTCGGGGGCAAAGCCCGGACCTTCTCGCTCAAGTCCGTGGTGCAGGAGCTGCACCGCTTCCCCGTCACCCCCGCCGTCCCCGGCAGCGTCCTGCAGGGCGATCGGGTCGTCATCCACTCGGACCTCCTCGACGAGGCGGACAACAAGGTCGGCGACACCGACGGCACCTGCACCACCACCCGGAGCGGGGACCCGATGTTGGTCGACGAAGCGGAGCAGTGCATCGTGACCTACACCCTCCCGGAGGGGCAGATCACCGTGCAGGGGATGTACTACAACTACGTCTCCCAGGGGCCCTTCGACAACGCGATCACCGGCGGCACCGGGAGGTACGACAAGGCTCGCGGCTCGCTCCACTCCGAGACGATCGCCACGACCCCCAGGATCGTGAGGCGCGTCACGTTCGACCTCGTCTGA
- a CDS encoding energy-coupling factor ABC transporter permease — protein MHVPDGFINAPVSAAAGVVAAGAVAAGLRGARKELDERTAPLAGLVAAFIFAVQMLNFPVAAGTSGHLLGGALAAILVGPWTGVLCIAVVLLMQGILFADGGLTALGVNITVMGVVTVVVAYALFRGLVLVLPRTRRSVTVASFAAALVSVPAAATVFTLIYAIGGTTDVPVSKVLTAMVGVHVLIGVGEAVITMLTVGAVVAVRPDLVYGARGLTAPLKLRVDGELVDAAPSARPVAKGSPKKLWIGGVVTALVLAGFVSFYASASPDGLEKVAADQGIDKNVEKHAAADSPLADYGVKGIEAPRLSGGLAGAIGVGATLAVGTGAFWVVRRRKTAALEA, from the coding sequence GTGCATGTACCTGACGGATTCATCAACGCCCCCGTATCGGCCGCCGCCGGTGTCGTCGCCGCCGGCGCCGTCGCCGCCGGCCTGCGTGGAGCCCGCAAGGAACTCGACGAGAGGACGGCCCCGCTCGCCGGCCTCGTCGCGGCCTTCATCTTCGCCGTCCAGATGCTGAACTTCCCGGTCGCCGCCGGGACCAGCGGACACCTCCTCGGCGGGGCGCTCGCCGCGATCCTCGTCGGGCCCTGGACCGGAGTCCTGTGCATCGCCGTCGTCCTGCTCATGCAGGGCATCCTCTTCGCCGACGGCGGCCTCACCGCCCTCGGCGTGAACATCACCGTCATGGGCGTCGTCACCGTCGTCGTGGCCTACGCGCTCTTCCGCGGCCTGGTCCTCGTCCTGCCGCGCACCCGCCGCTCGGTGACCGTGGCCTCGTTCGCCGCCGCGCTCGTCTCCGTACCGGCCGCGGCGACCGTCTTCACCCTGATCTACGCGATCGGCGGCACCACCGACGTCCCCGTCTCCAAGGTCCTCACGGCCATGGTCGGCGTGCACGTCCTCATCGGCGTCGGCGAGGCCGTCATCACCATGCTGACCGTCGGCGCCGTCGTCGCCGTCCGCCCCGACCTGGTGTACGGCGCCCGCGGCCTGACCGCGCCGCTCAAGCTCCGCGTGGACGGCGAGCTGGTCGACGCGGCCCCTTCCGCGAGGCCCGTCGCGAAGGGCTCCCCGAAGAAGCTGTGGATCGGCGGCGTCGTCACCGCCCTCGTCCTCGCCGGCTTCGTCTCCTTCTACGCCTCCGCCAGCCCCGACGGCCTGGAGAAGGTCGCCGCCGACCAGGGCATCGACAAGAACGTGGAGAAGCACGCCGCCGCGGACTCCCCGCTCGCCGACTACGGCGTCAAGGGCATCGAGGCCCCCCGCCTCTCCGGCGGCCTCGCCGGCGCGATCGGCGTCGGCGCGACCCTGGCCGTCGGCACCGGCGCCTTCTGGGTCGTCCGCCGCCGCAAGACCGCCGCCCTGGAGGCGTGA